In Streptomyces asoensis, a single genomic region encodes these proteins:
- a CDS encoding NAD(P)-binding domain-containing protein: protein MGEVEDPAGEAHGVDEAREVDVVVIGAGQAGLAAAHHLRRTGFEPERDFVVLDHAPAPGGAWQFRWPSLTYGKVHGMHALPGMELTGADPDRPSAEVVPEYFEAYERAFDLRVRRPVDVRAVREGTGGRLLVESSDGVWSTRALINATGTWDRPFVPRYPGQETFRGRQLHTARYPGPEAFAGLRVVVVGGGASATQHLLEIAPYAAGTTWVTRRPPVFREGPFDEDAGRAAVALVEERVRQGLPPKSVVSVTGLPLNDAIRRGLADGVLDRLPMFDRITEDGVEWDGGRHVAADVILWATGFRAAVDHLAPLRLREPGGGIRVEGTRAVADPRVHLVGYGPSASTIGANRAGRAAVRDIRRLLAREPVAV from the coding sequence TTGGGTGAGGTCGAGGACCCCGCGGGCGAGGCGCATGGGGTCGACGAGGCGCGTGAGGTCGACGTGGTCGTCATCGGCGCCGGACAGGCCGGTCTGGCCGCCGCACACCACCTGCGGCGCACCGGTTTCGAGCCCGAGCGCGACTTCGTGGTGCTCGACCACGCCCCCGCCCCGGGAGGCGCCTGGCAGTTCCGCTGGCCGTCGCTCACGTACGGCAAGGTGCACGGGATGCACGCGCTGCCCGGGATGGAGCTGACGGGCGCCGATCCCGACCGGCCGTCGGCCGAGGTCGTCCCCGAGTACTTCGAGGCCTACGAGCGCGCCTTCGACCTGCGCGTACGGCGTCCCGTCGACGTGCGGGCCGTACGGGAGGGCACCGGCGGGCGCCTGCTCGTCGAGTCCTCCGACGGGGTGTGGTCCACCCGGGCCCTGATCAACGCCACCGGCACCTGGGACCGGCCGTTCGTGCCGCGCTACCCCGGCCAGGAGACGTTCCGCGGACGTCAGCTGCACACCGCGCGGTATCCGGGTCCCGAGGCCTTCGCCGGTCTGCGGGTGGTCGTCGTGGGCGGCGGCGCGTCCGCCACACAGCACCTGCTCGAGATCGCGCCGTACGCGGCGGGGACGACCTGGGTGACACGGCGGCCCCCCGTCTTCCGCGAGGGACCCTTCGACGAGGACGCGGGCCGCGCCGCGGTCGCCCTGGTGGAGGAGCGGGTGCGACAGGGCCTGCCGCCCAAGAGCGTGGTGTCCGTGACGGGACTGCCGCTCAACGACGCGATCCGGCGGGGGCTCGCCGACGGGGTCCTGGACCGGCTTCCGATGTTCGACCGGATCACCGAGGACGGCGTGGAGTGGGACGGCGGACGGCACGTCGCCGCCGACGTGATCCTCTGGGCGACCGGATTCCGGGCCGCCGTCGACCACCTCGCGCCCCTGCGGCTGCGCGAGCCGGGAGGCGGTATCCGGGTCGAGGGCACCCGGGCGGTCGCCGATCCGCGGGTCCACCTCGTCGGCTACGGACCGTCGGCGAGCACCATCGGCGCCAACCGGGCCGGGCGCGCGGCCGTACGGGACATCAGGCGGCTGCTCGCGCGGGAGCCGGTCGCCGTCTGA
- the mltG gene encoding endolytic transglycosylase MltG — protein MQMNTPPRSAIRLTRRGRLVLIATGAVVAGTAVAVPLLSLENAKTEAGRATLVIPEGWRASQVFDAVDKALALPAGTTRNALPKAALKLPDDADGNPEGYLFPATYPLDEKATPQTLLTYMVDTANKRFGRAPLAAGAQRTAMNVYQTVTVASIVQAEAADKADMGKVARVVFNRLERGMPLQMDSTVNYGLNRFTPRTTERDTRVESPYNSYQRMGLPPTPIDNPGEEAMRAAVSPTPGDWLYFVTVKPGDTRFTAGYAEHLRNVAEFNRSGETAKSRAAAAG, from the coding sequence ATGCAGATGAACACACCGCCTCGGAGCGCGATTCGACTGACGCGCCGGGGCCGACTCGTCCTCATCGCGACCGGAGCCGTCGTGGCCGGCACCGCCGTGGCGGTGCCGCTGCTGAGTCTGGAGAACGCGAAGACGGAGGCCGGGCGGGCGACCCTCGTCATCCCCGAGGGGTGGCGCGCGAGCCAGGTCTTCGACGCCGTCGACAAGGCGCTCGCCCTCCCGGCGGGCACCACCAGGAACGCACTGCCGAAAGCCGCCCTGAAACTGCCGGACGACGCAGACGGGAACCCGGAGGGCTACCTCTTCCCCGCGACGTACCCGCTGGACGAGAAGGCGACGCCGCAGACCCTGCTGACCTACATGGTCGACACGGCCAACAAGCGGTTCGGCCGGGCGCCCCTCGCGGCCGGCGCGCAGCGCACCGCGATGAACGTCTACCAGACGGTCACCGTGGCCAGCATCGTGCAGGCCGAAGCCGCCGACAAGGCGGACATGGGCAAGGTGGCCCGGGTGGTGTTCAACCGGCTGGAGCGCGGCATGCCGCTACAGATGGACTCGACCGTCAACTACGGACTCAACCGCTTCACGCCGAGGACGACGGAGCGTGACACGCGTGTCGAGAGCCCCTACAACTCCTATCAGCGCATGGGGCTGCCGCCCACGCCGATCGACAACCCCGGCGAGGAGGCGATGCGCGCGGCCGTCAGCCCCACCCCGGGGGACTGGCTGTACTTCGTCACGGTCAAGCCGGGCGACACGCGCTTCACGGCCGGTTACGCCGAACACCTGCGCAACGTCGCCGAGTTCAACCGCAGCGGGGAGACCGCGAAGAGCCGGGCCGCGGCCGCCGGATGA
- a CDS encoding MarR family winged helix-turn-helix transcriptional regulator gives MTTPDSDSALAEQLLRLTRRVHRIQKHHLERSGLGVTPAQARLLRTLAHCDAPPRMADLAERLEVVPRAVTTLVDALEAGGKVRRMPDPANRRVIRIELTEDGHKALRRLRGARMSAAEEILDPLTDLEREVLSGLLDALVGGAPDGTPTHPHGHGHGRGEGGGPGPGRNC, from the coding sequence ATGACGACCCCCGATTCCGACAGCGCGCTCGCCGAGCAGCTGCTGCGGCTCACGCGCCGGGTGCACCGCATCCAGAAGCACCATCTGGAGCGGAGCGGGCTCGGCGTCACCCCGGCCCAGGCCCGGCTGCTGCGCACGCTGGCGCACTGCGACGCACCGCCGCGCATGGCCGACCTCGCCGAACGCCTGGAGGTGGTCCCCCGGGCCGTCACGACCCTGGTCGACGCCCTGGAGGCGGGCGGCAAGGTGCGGCGCATGCCGGACCCCGCCAACCGGCGCGTGATCCGGATCGAGCTGACGGAGGACGGCCACAAGGCCCTGCGCCGGCTGCGGGGCGCGCGGATGTCCGCCGCGGAGGAGATCCTCGATCCGCTGACGGACCTGGAGCGCGAGGTGCTGAGCGGCCTGCTGGACGCCCTGGTGGGCGGAGCGCCGGACGGCACACCGACGCACCCGCACGGGCACGGACATGGGCGCGGGGAGGGCGGCGGGCCGGGTCCGGGACGCAACTGCTGA
- a CDS encoding DEAD/DEAH box helicase has protein sequence MSRSARTNDRFEFALPVTVTPALPAVTSFGELDMPTELLETLTRLGVHEPFPIQAATLPNALAGRDVLGRGRTGSGKTLAFGLALLVRTAGRRAESRKPLALVLVPTRELAQQVTDALTPYARLLKVRLATVVGGMSIGRQAGALRAGAEVVVATPGRLTDLVERRDCRLDRVGITVLDEADQMADMGFMPQVTALLDQVRPDGQRLLFSATLDSNIDALVRGYLHDPVVHSVDPSAGAVTTMEHHVLQVHGADKYATATEIAARDGRVLMFLDTKHAVDQFTRHLQGSGVRAAALHGGKSQPQRNHTLGRFKDGQVSVLVATNVAARGLHIDDLDLVVNVDPPADHKDYLHRGGRTARAGESGRVVTLVLPNQRRDMARLLSEAGIRANITQVRSGEAELSRITGAQAPSGVPVAGAAPAATEGPKRGGAPFRGMGTRPGRPGRGGESRKAAEARRTAEARAAARVRRGA, from the coding sequence ATGAGCCGTTCAGCTCGCACGAATGACCGTTTCGAGTTCGCCCTGCCGGTCACCGTCACCCCCGCACTTCCCGCGGTCACGTCCTTCGGTGAACTGGACATGCCCACCGAGTTGCTGGAGACGCTCACCCGGCTCGGCGTGCACGAGCCGTTCCCGATCCAGGCGGCCACCCTGCCCAACGCGCTGGCGGGCCGGGACGTCCTGGGCCGCGGGCGCACGGGCTCGGGCAAGACCCTCGCCTTCGGCCTCGCGCTGCTGGTGCGCACGGCCGGCCGGCGGGCCGAGTCCCGCAAGCCGCTCGCCCTGGTCCTCGTCCCCACCCGGGAGCTGGCCCAGCAGGTCACCGACGCGCTCACCCCGTACGCCCGGCTGCTCAAGGTGCGGCTGGCCACGGTGGTCGGCGGCATGTCGATCGGCAGGCAGGCCGGTGCGCTGCGGGCCGGCGCCGAGGTGGTCGTCGCGACCCCCGGCCGCCTCACGGATCTCGTGGAGCGCAGGGACTGCCGTCTGGACCGGGTGGGCATCACCGTCCTCGACGAGGCCGACCAGATGGCCGACATGGGCTTCATGCCGCAGGTCACCGCCCTGCTCGACCAGGTGCGCCCCGACGGCCAGCGCCTGCTCTTCTCGGCCACGCTCGACAGCAACATCGACGCCTTGGTCCGCGGCTACCTCCACGACCCGGTGGTCCACTCGGTCGACCCGTCCGCCGGCGCGGTCACCACGATGGAGCACCACGTGCTCCAGGTGCACGGCGCCGACAAGTACGCCACCGCCACCGAGATCGCCGCCCGCGACGGCCGCGTGCTGATGTTCCTGGACACCAAGCACGCCGTCGACCAGTTCACCCGGCACTTGCAGGGCAGTGGAGTCAGGGCCGCCGCGCTGCACGGCGGGAAGTCGCAGCCCCAGCGCAACCACACCCTGGGCCGGTTCAAGGACGGCCAGGTGAGCGTGCTGGTGGCGACCAACGTCGCGGCCCGCGGTCTGCACATCGACGACCTCGACCTCGTCGTCAACGTCGATCCGCCCGCCGACCACAAGGACTACCTGCACCGCGGCGGCCGGACGGCCCGGGCCGGCGAGTCCGGCAGGGTCGTCACCCTCGTGCTGCCCAACCAGCGCCGGGACATGGCCCGGCTGCTGTCCGAGGCGGGCATCAGGGCGAACATCACACAGGTCCGCTCGGGTGAGGCCGAGCTCAGCCGGATCACCGGCGCCCAGGCTCCCTCGGGCGTCCCCGTCGCGGGCGCCGCACCCGCCGCCACGGAGGGCCCCAAGCGCGGCGGCGCCCCCTTCCGCGGCATGGGAACCCGCCCCGGCCGGCCGGGCCGCGGGGGCGAGTCCCGCAAGGCCGCCGAGGCGCGCCGGACCGCCGAGGCCCGCGCCGCGGCCCGGGTACGCCGGGGAGCCTAG
- a CDS encoding class I SAM-dependent DNA methyltransferase: protein MTSSELWTRATADRYDAEETEMSSAAVLGPTVDFLAELAGGGAALEFAIGTGRVGVPLRRRGVRVAGIELSEPMAAVLRRKIDEDALPVTLGDMATTVVPGEFTLVYLVYNTLSNLLTQDEQVECFRNAARHLAPGGRFVVELGVPPLRFLPPGQVAVPFDVSERHLGFDTFDLAGQILVSHHFTRDGDDGRHRRDASRHRYAWPAELDLMARIAGLALERRVADWDGTPFTGDSAKHVSVWRKPL from the coding sequence GTGACGAGCAGCGAACTGTGGACCCGGGCGACCGCCGACCGCTACGACGCCGAGGAGACCGAGATGTCCTCGGCCGCCGTCCTCGGCCCGACCGTCGACTTCCTCGCCGAACTCGCCGGAGGGGGAGCGGCGTTGGAGTTCGCGATCGGGACCGGCCGGGTGGGTGTGCCGCTGCGGCGGCGCGGTGTGCGGGTGGCGGGCATCGAGCTCTCCGAGCCCATGGCGGCGGTCCTGCGGCGCAAGATCGACGAGGACGCGCTCCCCGTCACCCTCGGGGACATGGCCACGACCGTCGTCCCCGGCGAGTTCACCCTCGTGTACCTCGTCTACAACACCCTCTCCAACCTCCTCACCCAGGACGAGCAGGTCGAGTGCTTCCGCAACGCGGCGCGGCACCTGGCGCCCGGCGGCCGTTTCGTCGTCGAGCTGGGCGTACCGCCGCTGCGGTTCCTGCCGCCCGGGCAGGTCGCGGTGCCGTTCGACGTCTCCGAACGGCATCTCGGCTTCGACACCTTCGACCTGGCCGGGCAGATCCTCGTTTCGCACCACTTCACCCGGGACGGCGACGACGGCCGCCACCGCCGTGACGCCTCCCGCCACCGGTACGCCTGGCCCGCCGAGCTGGACCTGATGGCGCGGATCGCGGGCCTCGCACTGGAACGGAGGGTCGCGGACTGGGACGGCACCCCCTTCACCGGGGACTCCGCCAAGCACGTCTCCGTCTGGCGCAAGCCGCTCTGA
- a CDS encoding YjbQ family protein — MSDAFTTRVLHIASGSRERVVDLTGECESFLREVAAGRDGLLNLFVPHATAGIAIIETGAGSDDDLLAALHTLLPADDRWQHRHGSPGHGRDHVLPAFVPPHATLPVLDGRPALGTWQSVCLVDTNKDNPDRQVRLSFLGGL, encoded by the coding sequence ATGTCAGATGCGTTCACCACCCGAGTTCTGCACATCGCCTCAGGTTCCCGGGAGAGGGTCGTCGATCTCACCGGGGAGTGCGAGTCGTTCCTGCGTGAGGTGGCCGCCGGCCGGGACGGCCTGCTGAACCTGTTCGTCCCGCACGCCACCGCGGGCATCGCGATCATCGAGACGGGCGCCGGCAGCGACGACGACCTGCTGGCCGCCCTGCACACGCTCCTTCCCGCCGACGACCGCTGGCAGCACCGCCACGGCAGCCCGGGGCACGGTCGCGACCACGTCCTGCCCGCCTTCGTCCCGCCGCACGCGACCCTGCCCGTCCTGGACGGCAGGCCGGCCCTGGGCACCTGGCAGTCGGTGTGTCTGGTCGACACCAACAAGGACAACCCGGACCGCCAGGTGCGGCTGTCGTTCCTCGGCGGGCTCTGA
- a CDS encoding ABC transporter ATP-binding protein, which produces MPRDHIDWSPSPGTPTDQPRQVRRILALFKPYRARLSVVGLLVAAASLVTVATPFLLKETLDVAIPQGRTGLLGLLALGMILSAVLSGVFGVLQTLISTTVGQRVMHDLRTAVYDRLQRMSLAFFTRTRTGEVQSRIANDIGGMQATVTSTATSLVSNFTSVVATVVAMIALDWRLTVVSLLLLPVFVWISRRVGNERKKITTQRQKQMAAMAATVTESLSVSGILLGRTMGRSDSLTRSFAEESEQLVDLEVRSSMAGRWRMAVIGIVMSAMPAVIYWAAGMALQFGGPDVSLGTIVAFVSLQQGLFRPAVSLLSTGVQIQTSLALFQRIFEYLDLPVDITERADPVRLDRIKGEVRFEDVTFRYEGKGGPVLDGIDITVPAGTALAVVGPTGAGKSTLGYLVPRLYDVTGGRVTLDGVDVRDLDFDTLARAVGVVSQETYLFHATVADNLRFAKPDATEEELHAAARAAQIHDHIAALPDGYDTVVGERGHRFSGGEKQRLAIARTILRDPPVLILDEATSALDTRTEQAVQEAIDALSANRTTITIAHRLSTVRGADQIVVLDSGQVAERGTHEELLRQDGRYAALVRRDARLEPTR; this is translated from the coding sequence ATGCCCCGCGATCACATCGACTGGTCCCCCTCGCCCGGCACCCCGACCGACCAGCCTCGGCAGGTGCGCCGCATCCTCGCGCTCTTCAAGCCCTACCGTGCCCGGCTCTCGGTCGTCGGCCTCCTGGTCGCCGCCGCCTCCCTGGTCACCGTGGCCACACCGTTCCTGCTGAAGGAGACGCTGGACGTCGCCATTCCGCAGGGACGCACCGGCCTGCTCGGACTCCTCGCCCTCGGCATGATCCTCAGTGCCGTCCTCAGCGGAGTCTTCGGCGTCCTCCAGACCCTGATCTCCACCACCGTCGGTCAGCGCGTCATGCACGACCTGCGCACGGCCGTATACGACCGCCTCCAGCGGATGTCCCTCGCCTTCTTCACGCGTACGCGCACCGGCGAGGTGCAGTCCCGCATCGCCAACGACATCGGCGGTATGCAGGCCACCGTCACCTCCACCGCCACCTCGCTGGTCTCCAACTTCACGAGCGTGGTCGCGACCGTCGTGGCGATGATCGCCCTCGACTGGCGGCTGACCGTCGTCTCGCTCCTCCTGCTGCCGGTGTTCGTGTGGATCAGCCGGCGCGTCGGCAACGAACGCAAGAAGATCACCACCCAGCGCCAGAAGCAGATGGCCGCGATGGCCGCCACGGTCACCGAGTCGCTGTCGGTCAGCGGGATCCTGCTCGGCCGCACCATGGGCCGCTCGGACTCCCTCACCCGCTCCTTCGCCGAGGAATCCGAGCAATTGGTCGACCTCGAGGTGCGGTCCAGCATGGCCGGACGCTGGCGCATGGCCGTGATCGGCATCGTCATGTCCGCCATGCCGGCCGTCATCTACTGGGCCGCGGGCATGGCCCTCCAGTTCGGTGGACCCGACGTGTCGCTCGGCACGATCGTCGCCTTCGTCTCGCTCCAGCAGGGCCTGTTCCGGCCCGCCGTCAGCCTGCTGTCGACCGGCGTGCAGATCCAGACCTCCCTGGCCCTCTTCCAGCGGATCTTCGAGTACCTGGACCTCCCCGTCGACATCACCGAACGCGCGGACCCGGTCCGCCTCGACCGGATCAAGGGCGAGGTCCGCTTCGAGGACGTCACCTTCCGGTACGAGGGCAAGGGCGGGCCCGTCCTCGACGGAATCGACATCACCGTCCCCGCCGGCACCGCCCTCGCCGTGGTCGGCCCGACGGGCGCCGGCAAGTCCACGCTGGGCTACCTGGTGCCGCGCCTGTACGACGTGACGGGCGGCCGGGTCACCCTGGACGGCGTCGACGTCCGCGACCTGGACTTCGACACCCTCGCGCGCGCGGTCGGCGTCGTCTCGCAGGAGACGTACCTCTTCCACGCCACGGTCGCCGACAACCTGCGCTTCGCCAAGCCCGACGCCACCGAAGAGGAGCTCCACGCGGCCGCGCGCGCGGCGCAGATACACGACCACATCGCCGCCCTGCCCGACGGCTACGACACGGTCGTCGGCGAGCGCGGCCACCGGTTCTCCGGTGGGGAGAAGCAACGGCTGGCCATCGCCCGCACCATCCTGCGCGATCCGCCTGTGCTGATCCTCGACGAGGCGACCAGCGCCCTGGACACCCGTACGGAACAGGCCGTCCAGGAGGCGATCGACGCGCTCTCGGCCAACCGCACCACGATCACCATCGCCCACCGGCTGTCCACCGTGCGGGGCGCCGACCAGATCGTCGTCCTCGACTCCGGGCAGGTGGCCGAACGGGGTACGCACGAGGAACTGCTGCGACAGGACGGACGGTACGCGGCGCTGGTGCGGCGTGACGCCCGCCTGGAGCCGACCAGATGA
- a CDS encoding OsmC family protein: MSENSLRHVSIERTGPGRFTATNARGGTLAFGTGADTEGGTDFTPVELLLAALGGCTAADVDVATARHAEPAAFTVTVTGDKISDELGNRLTDLAVTFSVGFPDGAAGDRARTILPRAVAVSHNRLCTVSRTVEIGTPVTATIAQA; this comes from the coding sequence ATGAGCGAAAACTCCCTGCGTCACGTCAGCATCGAGCGGACCGGCCCCGGCCGGTTCACCGCGACGAACGCCCGCGGCGGCACCCTCGCCTTCGGTACCGGCGCCGACACCGAGGGCGGCACCGACTTCACCCCGGTCGAACTGCTCCTGGCGGCGCTCGGCGGCTGCACCGCGGCCGACGTCGACGTCGCCACGGCCCGGCACGCCGAGCCCGCCGCGTTCACCGTCACCGTGACCGGCGACAAGATCAGCGACGAGCTGGGCAACCGGCTGACCGACCTCGCGGTCACCTTCTCCGTCGGCTTCCCGGACGGCGCGGCGGGTGACCGGGCGCGGACGATCCTGCCCCGGGCGGTCGCGGTGTCCCACAACCGGCTGTGCACGGTCAGCCGCACCGTCGAGATCGGCACGCCGGTCACCGCGACGATCGCACAGGCCTGA
- a CDS encoding L,D-transpeptidase family protein, whose protein sequence is MGSGDRRRPGAVTVVCGLLLVVLYACGGATVERGGDGAPGAGAGTGGASRGTAAATGLPDVGDRLRSRIPAVSGQVLAVYGDGKDSANSTVVLYTRSDGGWERVRSWRGHNGKKGWTVRHRAGDNRSPVGVFTLTDAGGVLADPGTRLPYTRSAAFAAPRSWARSHWHDFDYVIAIDYNRVKGAPPNDPTRPQGEDKGGGIWLHLDHGSGTSACVGLSRTAMEYLLRTLDPARHPVVVMGDRDALRA, encoded by the coding sequence ATGGGATCTGGGGACCGGCGGCGTCCAGGAGCGGTGACGGTGGTCTGCGGCCTCCTGCTCGTGGTTCTGTACGCGTGCGGTGGTGCGACCGTGGAGCGCGGGGGTGACGGTGCGCCCGGAGCGGGCGCCGGCACGGGCGGTGCCTCGCGGGGGACGGCGGCGGCGACGGGGCTGCCCGACGTCGGGGACCGGTTGCGGAGCCGGATCCCGGCGGTTTCGGGCCAGGTCCTGGCGGTGTACGGCGACGGGAAGGACTCCGCGAACTCCACCGTCGTGCTGTACACCAGGAGCGACGGGGGCTGGGAGCGGGTCCGCAGCTGGCGGGGTCACAACGGCAAGAAGGGCTGGACCGTCCGGCACCGGGCCGGTGACAACCGAAGCCCTGTCGGCGTGTTCACGCTCACCGACGCGGGGGGTGTCCTGGCCGATCCCGGCACCAGGCTGCCGTACACCCGGTCCGCCGCCTTCGCGGCGCCGCGCTCGTGGGCGCGGTCGCACTGGCACGACTTCGACTACGTCATCGCCATCGACTACAACCGCGTCAAGGGCGCCCCGCCCAACGACCCGACGCGGCCGCAGGGGGAGGACAAGGGCGGCGGGATCTGGCTGCACCTGGACCACGGCAGCGGCACCTCGGCCTGCGTCGGCCTGTCCAGGACGGCGATGGAGTACCTGCTGCGCACCCTCGACCCGGCCCGGCATCCCGTGGTGGTGATGGGGGACAGGGACGCGCTGCGAGCGTAG
- a CDS encoding cold-shock protein — MATGTVKWFNSEKGFGFIEQDGGGPDVFAHYSNIATQGFRELQEGQKVNFDVTQGQKGPQAENITPA, encoded by the coding sequence ATGGCTACTGGCACCGTCAAGTGGTTCAACTCGGAAAAGGGATTCGGCTTCATCGAGCAGGACGGCGGCGGCCCCGATGTCTTCGCCCACTACTCGAACATCGCCACCCAGGGCTTCCGTGAGCTTCAGGAAGGCCAGAAGGTGAACTTCGACGTCACGCAGGGCCAGAAGGGCCCGCAGGCGGAGAACATCACGCCCGCCTGA
- a CDS encoding peptide-N4-asparagine amidase encodes MRSRICMSMLTGAVLLASTVLGSGTVRAAPLTSSPSPPTASASASSPSPGVPAEFGGDWHDPLTAAPPVTKPHTRSCRVTLAEAQFRDFTPYRGSYVPPDGCGDHWSKVVLRLDGKVRGRQFDRLGHVQVGGVEIFRTSTPEPSPDGIEWSVEKDVTRYSATFRSAQDVEMLIGNVVDDTYTGVIDVKVTLTFYAGEAAGVPDRVLTLDRGPQGTTLTTPRNSERVVAEVYATGSGGGCEEYWYLTVPSAAPYSCRAGDGPYREVQVEVDGRPAGIAAPFPTVWTGGLGNPFLWYVVPGPRAFDIKPIEYDLTPFAGLFNDGRAHRVEVSVVGVPEGQSGWSTPVDVLVWQDPGKAVVGGGLLAHDAGELTDSATYTPGAEHRVDTTGGHRLTVAGYLDTSHGRVRTTVTRTLANTSAHRWTDGESVDGLDASWTDDESVTVDGRRTSLTTRISRTYTMNGTTTLGADDRLRTVLTLGDRADAVTRRDGRLVSWSRLDDTYAGDATFIVGVPRDQRHAVGTTSERYRSYGPDGCYDRRLATAQGVLTENRRRC; translated from the coding sequence ATGAGAAGCCGGATTTGCATGTCCATGCTCACCGGGGCGGTCCTCCTGGCGAGCACCGTCCTGGGGAGCGGCACGGTACGGGCGGCGCCCCTCACCTCTTCCCCGTCGCCCCCGACGGCCTCTGCCTCGGCCTCGTCCCCCTCCCCAGGGGTGCCCGCCGAGTTCGGCGGCGACTGGCACGACCCCCTCACCGCCGCGCCGCCCGTGACCAAGCCCCACACCAGGAGCTGCCGGGTCACCCTCGCCGAGGCGCAGTTCCGCGACTTCACGCCGTACCGCGGCTCGTACGTCCCGCCGGACGGCTGCGGCGACCACTGGAGCAAGGTGGTGCTGCGGCTCGACGGCAAGGTCCGCGGGCGGCAGTTCGACCGGCTCGGCCATGTCCAGGTCGGCGGGGTGGAGATCTTCCGCACGTCGACGCCCGAACCGTCGCCCGACGGGATCGAGTGGTCGGTCGAGAAGGACGTCACCCGCTACAGCGCCACCTTCCGCTCCGCCCAGGACGTGGAGATGCTCATCGGCAACGTCGTCGACGACACCTACACGGGCGTGATCGACGTCAAGGTGACGCTCACGTTCTACGCGGGTGAGGCGGCCGGCGTCCCCGACCGCGTCCTCACCCTCGACCGGGGTCCGCAGGGCACGACCCTCACCACCCCGCGCAACAGCGAACGCGTGGTCGCCGAGGTCTACGCGACCGGATCCGGCGGCGGATGCGAGGAGTACTGGTACCTGACGGTGCCCTCGGCCGCGCCCTACTCGTGCCGCGCCGGCGACGGGCCGTACCGGGAGGTGCAGGTCGAGGTCGACGGCCGACCTGCCGGGATCGCCGCCCCCTTCCCGACCGTGTGGACCGGTGGCCTGGGCAACCCCTTCCTCTGGTACGTGGTCCCCGGGCCCCGTGCCTTCGACATCAAGCCGATCGAGTACGACCTGACGCCGTTCGCGGGGTTGTTCAACGACGGCCGCGCGCACCGGGTCGAGGTGTCGGTCGTCGGCGTGCCCGAGGGGCAGAGCGGCTGGAGCACGCCGGTCGACGTGCTCGTCTGGCAGGATCCCGGCAAGGCCGTCGTCGGCGGCGGGCTCCTCGCGCACGACGCGGGCGAGCTGACCGACTCGGCCACCTACACGCCCGGCGCCGAGCACCGCGTCGACACGACGGGCGGCCACCGCCTGACGGTCGCCGGGTACCTCGACACCTCGCACGGACGGGTGCGGACCACCGTGACGCGCACCCTCGCGAACACCTCCGCGCACCGCTGGACCGACGGCGAGAGCGTGGACGGTCTCGACGCCTCCTGGACGGACGACGAGTCCGTCACCGTCGACGGCCGCCGGACGTCGCTGACGACGCGCATCAGCCGGACCTACACCATGAACGGCACCACCACCCTGGGCGCGGACGACCGGCTGCGGACCGTGCTGACGCTGGGGGACCGGGCCGACGCCGTGACGCGGCGGGACGGACGTTTGGTGTCCTGGTCGCGGCTCGACGACACGTATGCCGGTGACGCCACCTTCATCGTCGGCGTACCCCGGGACCAGCGCCACGCCGTCGGCACGACGAGCGAGCGCTACCGGTCGTACGGCCCGGACGGCTGCTACGACCGTCGGCTGGCCACCGCACAGGGGGTGCTGACCGAGAACCGCCGGCGCTGCTGA